The proteins below are encoded in one region of Chitinophagales bacterium:
- a CDS encoding 2-oxo acid dehydrogenase subunit E2, producing the protein MAEAIRLGRMTDTMEEGFMADITIKVGDVIKVGDAIAEVETDKATLPLESYFAGKVLHVQAKKGDSLKIGDLIAIVGKEGENFDSLLTASATPAQESTAVQTPSQANTPVVEIPAAPAVVNEPSLQEGRVKASPLAKKLAEDKGIDIRSVKGSGEDGRIVKRDLENYTQVQPTRQFVGKESFKEVRVSQMRKAIARRLSDSFFTAPHFYLTADIHMDKAVVFRTELNEIKGQKVSFNDLVVKAVALALREHPAINASWLGETIRYNEHIHIGIAVAVEEGLVVPVVRFADGKDLSSIATESKTLAQKATSKKLLPEDMQGNTFTVSNLGMFGIEEFTAIINTPDACILSVGALRDEVAVVNGQIQAVKRMKITLGCDHRVVDGATGAKFLQAVRKNLEEPLRLVL; encoded by the coding sequence ATGGCAGAGGCTATTCGCTTAGGAAGGATGACAGACACAATGGAAGAAGGATTTATGGCTGACATAACCATAAAAGTGGGTGATGTGATAAAAGTTGGCGATGCAATTGCAGAGGTAGAAACAGACAAAGCAACATTGCCCTTAGAGTCGTATTTTGCAGGAAAAGTATTGCATGTACAAGCTAAGAAAGGCGATTCGCTAAAAATAGGAGATTTAATTGCCATAGTTGGAAAGGAAGGTGAAAACTTCGATAGTTTACTAACTGCATCGGCAACACCAGCACAGGAATCTACTGCGGTGCAAACGCCATCGCAAGCAAATACTCCGGTAGTAGAAATACCGGCAGCTCCGGCAGTGGTAAATGAGCCATCTTTGCAAGAAGGCAGGGTAAAAGCAAGCCCACTAGCTAAGAAATTGGCTGAAGATAAAGGCATTGATATTCGAAGCGTAAAAGGTTCTGGCGAAGATGGCAGAATAGTAAAACGCGATTTAGAAAACTATACTCAGGTGCAGCCGACAAGGCAATTTGTTGGAAAAGAATCATTTAAGGAGGTTCGAGTGTCGCAAATGCGAAAAGCAATTGCAAGGCGCTTGAGCGATAGCTTTTTTACTGCTCCTCATTTTTATCTTACTGCAGATATTCACATGGATAAAGCGGTAGTTTTTCGTACGGAGTTAAATGAAATTAAAGGACAAAAAGTTAGTTTCAACGATTTGGTTGTAAAAGCCGTTGCCTTGGCATTGCGTGAACATCCGGCCATAAATGCCAGTTGGTTGGGCGAAACTATCAGGTATAATGAACATATACACATTGGTATTGCCGTGGCAGTAGAGGAAGGCTTGGTGGTGCCCGTAGTGCGTTTTGCCGATGGTAAGGATTTGAGCAGCATTGCCACAGAATCTAAGACCTTAGCACAAAAGGCTACATCTAAGAAATTATTGCCGGAAGATATGCAGGGTAACACCTTTACGGTTTCTAACCTCGGCATGTTTGGTATAGAGGAGTTTACGGCAATCATAAATACTCCCGATGCTTGTATTTTATCTGTAGGAGCATTGCGCGATGAGGTAGCCGTTGTAAACGGACAAATACAAGCGGTTAAGCGTATGAAAATTACATTAGGTTGCGATCACCGCGTGGTGGATGGTGCAACCGGAGCTAAATTTTTGCAGGCTGTACGCAAAAATTTAGAAGAGCCATTGCGGTTAGTACTGTAG
- a CDS encoding S41 family peptidase — protein MKFNSVAVLLLLFVTISLNAQIPGYDQGQKFKDILNIVKTYYTDTVDEKRLVDDAIIKVLEDLDPHSSYVKAEDVKRSEEPLQANFEGIGISFQILKDTITVQEVISGCPAEKVGVRVGDRIVKVDDTTATFKGLDNNWVVKHLRGTKGSKVRVGIVRKGYEQPIEFIIQRDKIPIHSVEAHYMVAPEVGYIKISRFAATTSQEFLQAVAQMRAQGMKNIIVDLQDNTGGYLYTAIDLCNQFLEKDQMIVYTQGIHSAKSESKANGNGTFKTGKVVVLINESSASASEILSGCIQDNDRGLLVGRRTWGKGLVQKPFSLPDGSQIKLTTAHYYIPSNRCIQRPYEKGKKDYNDEYMRRYNSGELFGADTFKQPDSLKYKTIFAGRTVYGGGAVMPDYFVPIDTSNGSRYYNSLVRRGLIYQYCMEYLDKHRDSLKKQFPSSEHFVNNYTLPDSLLQGLFAMAEKDSSFLNDVTAPKEDTTIKSFTTLKLGEKEYRTSKEHDLKRSAKLLSIVVKANLGRNLFDANTFWQITNALNNPLQKAISVIQNDKNFDVLFAPPATSKHRKKIGTHDLKAQERWRYTGNE, from the coding sequence ATGAAGTTCAACTCAGTTGCTGTCCTATTACTACTCTTCGTTACCATTTCATTAAATGCACAAATTCCAGGTTACGACCAAGGACAAAAGTTTAAAGATATTCTCAATATCGTAAAAACTTACTACACCGATACCGTAGATGAAAAAAGACTAGTGGACGATGCTATCATTAAAGTTTTAGAAGACCTCGATCCGCACAGTTCCTATGTAAAAGCAGAAGATGTAAAACGAAGCGAAGAACCACTGCAAGCCAATTTTGAAGGTATTGGAATTTCTTTCCAAATACTAAAAGATACCATTACCGTGCAAGAAGTAATCAGCGGCTGCCCGGCAGAAAAAGTAGGTGTGCGCGTTGGCGATAGAATTGTGAAAGTAGATGATACTACTGCCACATTTAAAGGGTTAGACAATAATTGGGTAGTAAAGCACTTACGCGGTACCAAAGGCAGCAAAGTAAGAGTAGGCATAGTACGCAAAGGATATGAGCAGCCTATTGAATTTATTATTCAGCGCGATAAAATTCCTATCCACAGCGTAGAAGCACATTACATGGTTGCCCCGGAAGTTGGCTATATAAAAATTTCACGCTTTGCAGCAACCACCTCACAAGAGTTTTTGCAAGCAGTAGCTCAAATGCGCGCACAAGGAATGAAAAACATCATCGTAGATTTGCAAGACAATACCGGAGGATACCTCTACACTGCCATAGACTTATGCAATCAATTTTTAGAAAAAGACCAAATGATTGTGTACACTCAAGGAATCCATAGTGCTAAAAGCGAAAGCAAAGCAAATGGCAATGGCACTTTTAAAACAGGGAAAGTAGTAGTACTCATCAATGAAAGTTCAGCTTCTGCCAGCGAAATTCTTTCGGGCTGTATTCAAGACAACGACCGCGGTTTATTGGTAGGCAGGCGAACATGGGGCAAAGGCTTGGTACAAAAACCATTTTCACTACCCGATGGTTCACAAATAAAACTCACCACCGCACATTATTACATTCCAAGTAACCGTTGCATCCAGCGCCCTTACGAAAAAGGAAAAAAAGACTACAACGATGAATATATGCGCAGATACAACAGTGGCGAACTCTTCGGTGCCGACACTTTCAAACAACCGGATTCTCTGAAATACAAAACCATTTTTGCAGGCAGAACAGTTTATGGCGGAGGAGCCGTAATGCCGGATTACTTTGTGCCAATAGACACTTCTAATGGTTCGCGTTACTACAACTCATTAGTACGCAGGGGGCTCATTTACCAATACTGCATGGAGTATTTAGATAAGCATAGAGATTCATTAAAAAAGCAGTTCCCAAGCAGCGAGCATTTTGTAAACAACTACACACTACCCGACTCGCTATTGCAAGGGCTTTTTGCTATGGCAGAAAAAGACTCATCGTTTTTAAATGACGTAACTGCTCCAAAAGAAGACACTACCATAAAATCTTTTACCACACTTAAACTGGGCGAAAAAGAATACCGCACCTCAAAAGAGCACGATTTAAAACGCTCGGCTAAACTTTTATCTATTGTAGTAAAAGCAAATTTGGGTAGAAATTTGTTCGATGCCAATACATTTTGGCAAATAACAAACGCCTTAAATAATCCATTACAAAAGGCAATTTCTGTTATACAAAACGATAAAAACTTTGATGTACTTTTTGCCCCGCCTGCCACATCAAAGCACAGGAAAAAAATCGGCACACACGATTTAAAAGCACAAGAGCGCTGGCGCTATACCGGAAACGAGTAA
- a CDS encoding thioredoxin fold domain-containing protein, with protein sequence MKNYALILLLLPLFALQTQAQGIVFEEGKTFDQLLEQARKENKIIFMDCYTTWCGPCKRLAADVFPKEEVGNYFNLKFINSKFDMEKGEGPSIAAEFGVRAYPTMLWIDGNRKVVNRLVGLADPTTLIASGKQANNQTPGMLNELRTKYNTGERSAEFMQKYVEALFNEGVNIDKELEEWLKVLTVQDLQNEKITKEIFTYTTHVRSPGMPYLLKNKNYYSQVIGEKVVAGKLNQLAERSMKDAISKNDKSIFDTGIKTLQAFGAADANEQINKLSMEYAARNNDWVSYDKYATGYLKKLNSKDPFVLNDIAWNYYLNVNDKALLKKAEKWALEAVNLKNTSTNNITYAYLLYKNGNIKEAIKACDYAILRAKEERLPTLGAEELKKVLEAEKK encoded by the coding sequence ATGAAAAACTACGCACTAATTTTGCTACTCCTGCCGCTTTTTGCACTTCAAACACAGGCACAAGGCATCGTTTTTGAAGAAGGAAAAACATTCGACCAACTATTGGAGCAAGCCAGAAAAGAAAACAAAATCATCTTCATGGATTGCTACACCACATGGTGCGGCCCCTGCAAAAGATTAGCTGCCGATGTATTTCCTAAAGAAGAAGTAGGCAATTATTTCAATCTTAAATTCATAAACTCAAAATTCGATATGGAAAAAGGCGAAGGTCCATCCATAGCAGCCGAATTTGGAGTACGCGCCTACCCTACCATGCTTTGGATAGATGGCAATAGAAAAGTAGTAAACCGATTGGTAGGCCTGGCAGACCCCACCACACTTATTGCATCGGGCAAGCAAGCCAACAACCAAACACCCGGCATGCTAAATGAACTACGCACAAAATACAATACCGGAGAACGCTCCGCAGAATTTATGCAAAAATATGTAGAAGCACTTTTTAATGAAGGCGTAAACATAGACAAGGAACTGGAAGAATGGCTAAAAGTACTTACCGTACAAGACCTTCAAAACGAAAAAATAACTAAAGAAATATTTACCTACACCACCCATGTTCGTTCACCGGGCATGCCATACCTTCTTAAAAACAAAAACTACTATTCGCAAGTAATAGGCGAAAAAGTAGTTGCCGGAAAACTAAACCAACTAGCAGAAAGAAGCATGAAAGATGCTATTAGCAAAAACGATAAATCTATTTTCGATACTGGCATAAAAACATTACAAGCATTTGGCGCAGCAGATGCCAACGAGCAAATAAACAAACTGAGCATGGAATATGCCGCACGCAACAACGATTGGGTGAGCTACGACAAATATGCTACCGGCTACTTAAAAAAGTTAAATAGCAAAGACCCATTTGTGCTCAACGATATTGCGTGGAACTACTACCTGAATGTAAACGACAAAGCACTCTTAAAAAAGGCAGAAAAATGGGCATTAGAAGCCGTTAATTTAAAAAACACCTCCACCAACAATATTACGTATGCCTATCTGCTCTATAAAAATGGTAATATAAAAGAAGCCATAAAAGCTTGCGACTATGCCATACTAAGAGCTAAAGAAGAACGCCTGCCAACCTTAGGAGCCGAAGAACTGAAAAAAGTACTTGAGGCAGAGAAAAAATAA
- the murI gene encoding glutamate racemase: MKLNKHQPIGVFDSGIGGLTVANAISKLLPNEKLIYFGDTAHLPYGDKSARAIKQYSYIISDFLIEKGCKAIVVACNSATSVSYPFLRELYKDDIHIFGVIRPVVRAVIQDDSIQKIGIIGTQATVQSGIYELLFKQEKPNLQTVSLATPLLAPMIEAGFASNQTIDGVLKYYLERDEFHGIDALILACTHYPLIKDKIATLLPPSVKIFDNTTFVAREVQLELERLYLLNDKNGGEHEFYVSDYTESFEQTTQIFYGKKINLELANIWKNS; the protein is encoded by the coding sequence TTGAAACTTAATAAACATCAACCAATTGGGGTTTTTGATAGTGGCATTGGCGGCTTAACGGTCGCCAATGCCATTTCTAAGCTATTGCCAAACGAAAAACTAATTTACTTTGGCGATACAGCCCACCTGCCGTATGGCGACAAATCTGCACGCGCCATAAAGCAATACTCTTATATTATATCCGATTTTTTAATTGAAAAAGGATGCAAGGCAATTGTAGTTGCCTGCAATTCTGCCACATCCGTTTCTTACCCATTTTTACGCGAGCTATACAAAGACGATATTCATATTTTTGGAGTAATTCGCCCCGTAGTGCGCGCGGTAATACAAGACGATAGTATTCAAAAAATTGGCATTATTGGCACACAAGCAACCGTGCAATCCGGCATCTACGAGCTACTTTTTAAACAAGAAAAACCAAACTTGCAAACCGTTTCGCTGGCAACACCTTTGCTTGCACCCATGATCGAAGCAGGCTTTGCATCGAACCAAACAATAGATGGCGTACTAAAATACTACCTTGAGCGAGATGAGTTCCACGGAATTGACGCCTTAATTTTAGCCTGCACCCACTACCCGCTCATAAAAGACAAAATTGCAACACTGCTACCTCCAAGCGTAAAGATATTCGACAATACCACCTTTGTTGCCCGCGAGGTACAACTTGAGTTAGAAAGGCTCTATTTACTCAACGACAAAAATGGCGGTGAACACGAATTTTATGTAAGCGACTACACAGAAAGTTTTGAACAAACAACCCAAATTTTTTACGGCAAAAAGATAAATTTGGAACTCGCCAATATTTGGAAAAACAGCTAA
- a CDS encoding OmpH family outer membrane protein → MKKLLVIIFSALAISSASAQTQKIGHLNSAEVLHAMPEFKQMQEALEKKKGEYTKVLETMYKEYEAKSKDVQDNGKNMMEAILEAKIQELQDLQRRIQAFEEKVQGELEKYQLELMKPINDKYMKLLEEAAKEGGYTYILDIAAGGVPYFPKGEFDVTESVKKKIAASTPATPAAPKTTTPASAKPTGTK, encoded by the coding sequence ATGAAAAAACTGTTAGTAATCATTTTCAGCGCATTGGCAATCTCCAGCGCATCTGCTCAAACTCAAAAAATCGGACACCTAAACTCGGCTGAAGTGCTACACGCCATGCCGGAGTTTAAACAAATGCAAGAAGCCTTAGAAAAGAAAAAAGGCGAGTACACCAAAGTACTCGAAACCATGTATAAAGAGTATGAAGCCAAAAGCAAAGACGTACAAGACAATGGTAAAAATATGATGGAAGCAATCTTGGAAGCCAAAATACAAGAACTGCAAGACCTCCAAAGACGTATCCAAGCCTTCGAAGAAAAAGTACAAGGCGAACTCGAAAAATATCAATTAGAGTTAATGAAACCCATTAACGATAAATACATGAAACTACTAGAAGAAGCAGCTAAAGAAGGCGGCTACACCTATATTTTAGATATTGCTGCCGGAGGTGTTCCATACTTTCCAAAAGGAGAATTTGATGTTACAGAATCTGTAAAGAAAAAAATTGCAGCTTCCACACCGGCAACACCAGCAGCACCTAAAACAACCACACCTGCATCGGCAAAACCTACAGGCACAAAATAA
- the thyA gene encoding thymidylate synthase: MIQYQQLLQHILDSGTFKSDRTGTGTYSVFGYQMRFNLQDGFPLVTTKKLHLKSIIHELLWFLKGESNIRYLCKNGVRIWDDWPYAKYKASTEFGGEDMKAFAARIASDEAFAECWGNLGPVYGVQWRSWQGAQGETIDQISELIQQLKSNPDSRRLIVSAWNVPYINQMALPPCHTMFQFYTAIDEASGKRKLSCQLYQRSADVFLGVPFNIASYALFTMMVAQVCDMVPGDFVHTLGDAHLYANHIEQSRTQLKREPFALPTMRINSAVKDIFEFAFEDFTLENYQAHPHIAAEVAV, from the coding sequence ATGATTCAGTATCAGCAGTTGCTACAGCATATTCTAGATTCAGGTACATTTAAAAGCGACCGCACCGGTACGGGAACGTATAGTGTGTTTGGCTATCAAATGCGGTTCAATCTTCAAGATGGATTTCCATTGGTTACTACCAAAAAACTGCATTTAAAATCTATTATACATGAGTTGCTTTGGTTCTTGAAAGGAGAAAGCAATATTCGCTATTTGTGTAAAAATGGCGTGCGCATTTGGGACGATTGGCCTTATGCCAAATACAAAGCAAGTACAGAGTTTGGCGGTGAAGACATGAAAGCATTTGCCGCAAGAATAGCTTCGGATGAAGCCTTTGCCGAATGCTGGGGCAACTTGGGTCCTGTGTATGGTGTGCAGTGGCGCAGTTGGCAAGGTGCACAAGGCGAAACTATAGACCAAATCTCGGAATTGATACAGCAGTTAAAAAGCAATCCCGATTCGAGACGCTTAATAGTAAGTGCATGGAATGTGCCGTATATTAACCAAATGGCATTGCCGCCTTGCCATACTATGTTTCAGTTTTATACAGCAATAGATGAGGCAAGCGGTAAGCGAAAACTAAGTTGCCAGCTATACCAGCGCAGTGCCGATGTGTTTTTAGGTGTGCCGTTCAATATAGCATCGTATGCTCTTTTTACCATGATGGTGGCTCAAGTTTGCGATATGGTTCCGGGCGATTTTGTGCATACTTTGGGCGATGCACATTTGTATGCCAACCATATTGAGCAGTCGCGCACGCAATTAAAGCGTGAGCCATTTGCGCTGCCAACTATGCGTATAAATAGTGCTGTAAAAGATATTTTTGAATTTGCTTTTGAAGATTTTACGCTCGAAAACTATCAGGCACACCCTCACATTGCTGCAGAAGTTGCTGTGTAG
- a CDS encoding OmpH family outer membrane protein, with product MKKILILLFTAATALTVNAQKYCIVDVEYILSKMQQYQDAQAQLDKIAEGWQKDVETQMKEVDNAYRKFQSEQVLLTDQMKQQRIKEIEAREKDVKEFQKSKFGPNGELFKKRQELVKPIQDKVYNELKKYAEAKSYDLILDKSSGPSLLYYNERLNKSEDILSALGISKTATATPTTGGSK from the coding sequence ATGAAAAAAATACTCATTTTACTATTTACAGCCGCAACAGCTTTAACTGTAAATGCACAAAAGTACTGTATTGTAGATGTAGAATACATACTCTCAAAAATGCAGCAATACCAAGATGCCCAAGCCCAATTAGATAAAATTGCCGAAGGCTGGCAAAAAGATGTAGAAACACAAATGAAAGAAGTAGATAACGCCTATCGAAAATTTCAATCGGAGCAAGTATTGCTTACAGACCAGATGAAACAACAACGCATTAAAGAAATTGAAGCACGCGAAAAAGATGTGAAAGAATTTCAAAAATCGAAATTCGGCCCCAATGGCGAACTGTTTAAAAAGCGCCAAGAACTGGTAAAACCAATACAAGACAAAGTATATAACGAGTTAAAAAAATATGCCGAAGCCAAAAGCTACGATTTAATTTTAGACAAATCCAGCGGACCTTCGCTACTCTACTATAACGAAAGGCTAAATAAAAGCGAAGACATACTTTCTGCTTTAGGCATTTCTAAAACAGCTACAGCTACCCCCACCACAGGTGGCAGCAAGTAA
- a CDS encoding DNA polymerase III subunit gamma/tau, with translation MSDFLVSARKYRPQLFLDMVGQEHVSNTLRNAIKSGKLAHAFLFCGPRGVGKTTAARILAKTINCETPTANFEACGTCKSCSSFAQNSSFNIYELDAASNNSVDDIRELVNQVRFPPQSGKFKIYIIDEVHMLSQAAFNAFLKTLEEPPAYCKFILATTEKHKILPTILSRCQVFDFRRIPVETIVNHLRDICTKESIPFDEDTLHVIAQKADGGMRDSLSMLDRLVSFGGGKLVYAEVLENLNVLDYDYYFKITEALLAENVSDLLLLFQQIIQKGFEGDDFIIGLCEHFRSLLFCKSEATAKVLELSSGLKERYVQQAAIASGNFLINCLALGNECDVRYKQSKNKRLTVELALVKMCFVNRLSEVGLVADKKKTNELNTAEENEAEELANLIQQHTAAPIVPTKPAATSTAIGSPPIEQHTPPASQPPLIRRTAKVLNAYNSEEKKVDAIQQNTEQQEIFNPKNIEILELNQENTLLIWKKFSEQLPEVKRGAKALFSTYLPTLILHESKVEVRVQAQTQYDKISEEIIALEKYFKLHTGVTLQVVVTVDKINNTSATKIYYTDEEKVKRLLEKNKYMKRFQQLLGLEPDLES, from the coding sequence ATGTCAGATTTTTTAGTTAGTGCAAGAAAATATCGCCCACAGTTGTTTTTAGACATGGTAGGGCAAGAGCATGTGAGCAACACATTGCGCAATGCCATTAAAAGTGGCAAACTAGCACACGCCTTTTTATTTTGCGGACCACGTGGTGTGGGCAAAACCACTGCTGCTCGTATTCTAGCAAAAACTATTAATTGCGAGACCCCCACCGCTAATTTTGAAGCTTGCGGCACTTGTAAATCTTGTAGCTCATTTGCACAAAATAGTTCATTCAATATTTATGAATTAGATGCAGCCTCCAACAATTCGGTAGACGATATTCGCGAACTGGTAAACCAAGTGCGTTTTCCTCCGCAAAGCGGTAAGTTTAAAATTTACATTATAGATGAGGTACACATGCTGTCGCAAGCGGCATTCAATGCTTTTCTTAAAACTTTAGAGGAACCTCCGGCATATTGTAAGTTTATTCTTGCCACTACCGAAAAACACAAAATACTACCCACCATTCTTTCGCGTTGCCAAGTATTCGATTTTAGAAGAATTCCGGTTGAAACAATTGTAAACCACCTGCGCGACATTTGCACTAAAGAAAGTATTCCTTTCGATGAAGATACACTGCATGTAATTGCGCAAAAAGCCGATGGCGGCATGCGCGATTCGCTTAGTATGCTCGATAGGTTAGTAAGTTTTGGTGGAGGCAAATTGGTATATGCCGAAGTATTGGAAAACTTAAATGTGCTCGATTACGACTACTACTTTAAGATAACCGAAGCATTGCTAGCTGAAAATGTTTCGGACTTATTGCTACTGTTTCAGCAAATCATACAAAAAGGTTTTGAAGGCGATGACTTTATTATTGGTTTGTGCGAACATTTCAGAAGCCTGCTTTTCTGCAAAAGTGAAGCCACTGCAAAAGTATTAGAATTAAGCTCCGGCCTAAAAGAAAGATATGTGCAGCAAGCCGCCATTGCCTCAGGAAACTTTCTAATTAACTGTTTGGCATTAGGCAATGAATGCGATGTGCGCTACAAGCAAAGCAAGAATAAACGACTCACGGTTGAGCTTGCATTGGTAAAGATGTGTTTTGTAAATCGTTTAAGTGAAGTTGGCCTCGTAGCCGACAAAAAAAAAACTAATGAACTGAACACAGCAGAAGAAAACGAAGCCGAAGAGTTAGCCAATCTCATTCAGCAACATACTGCTGCACCTATAGTACCAACCAAACCTGCGGCAACATCTACCGCCATTGGTTCACCACCCATAGAGCAACATACTCCTCCTGCCTCTCAACCACCACTTATTCGCAGAACTGCCAAGGTTTTAAATGCGTACAATAGTGAAGAAAAAAAGGTTGATGCCATTCAACAAAATACAGAGCAGCAAGAAATTTTCAATCCCAAAAACATAGAGATTCTTGAACTAAATCAAGAAAACACCCTGCTTATTTGGAAAAAATTCAGCGAGCAACTGCCCGAAGTAAAACGCGGAGCAAAAGCACTCTTTTCTACTTATTTGCCCACATTGATTTTACACGAATCAAAAGTAGAAGTACGTGTGCAAGCTCAAACCCAATACGATAAAATAAGCGAAGAAATTATAGCACTCGAAAAATACTTTAAACTACACACAGGCGTAACATTACAAGTAGTAGTTACCGTAGATAAAATAAACAATACCTCCGCTACTAAAATCTATTATACCGATGAAGAAAAAGTAAAACGCCTCTTAGAGAAAAACAAATACATGAAAAGATTCCAACAACTACTTGGTTTAGAACCCGATTTAGAAAGCTAA
- a CDS encoding T9SS type A sorting domain-containing protein: MVNQKWLCYGFRHYRNSYHFKSYLYLTFIVLKKNEIVLLSHVKTLWRMQHALLFFFSCCCSFCMAQNLVPNPSFEDTVSCPYAAGDINKATGWISFCGSPDFYCTCNEFDMGVPNNWAGYQMPTNGSAYVGFAAYSNTSLNAREFPACLLTTPLTIGTKYYISFKVALSLTNFIQANCASNKIGAMFATGIYPCNITNSPPVFTDLVITDTLNWTRIAGSFVADSSYNYLIIGNFYDDANTDTVKFFSDFSDNAYYYLDDVCVSMDSSYVYNYNYTGVQENNFNNQYSFYPNPATDFVTIQNSFNTPFNLTVFNSLGQQFYFKQSITSNNLQLDVSSYNAGLLFIQIASQNNQYIYKLLKQ, from the coding sequence TTGGTGAACCAAAAATGGCTTTGTTATGGTTTTAGGCACTACCGAAACAGCTATCATTTCAAATCTTATCTTTATCTAACATTCATTGTACTTAAAAAAAATGAAATTGTTCTTTTATCTCATGTAAAAACTCTTTGGCGTATGCAACACGCTCTACTTTTTTTCTTCTCTTGCTGTTGTAGCTTTTGCATGGCACAAAACCTCGTGCCGAATCCCTCCTTTGAAGATACGGTAAGCTGTCCGTATGCAGCAGGAGATATAAATAAGGCTACCGGATGGATTTCTTTTTGTGGCAGTCCTGATTTTTATTGTACCTGTAACGAGTTTGATATGGGAGTTCCTAATAATTGGGCTGGTTATCAAATGCCAACCAATGGTAGTGCTTATGTAGGTTTTGCTGCATATTCAAATACTTCTCTTAATGCAAGGGAATTTCCAGCCTGTTTACTTACAACCCCTTTGACAATCGGAACGAAATATTATATTTCATTCAAGGTGGCTTTATCTCTTACAAACTTTATTCAAGCAAATTGTGCTTCAAATAAAATTGGGGCTATGTTCGCAACGGGCATTTATCCCTGCAACATTACTAATAGTCCTCCTGTATTTACCGATTTGGTTATTACCGATACATTGAATTGGACAAGAATAGCAGGTTCTTTTGTGGCCGATTCTTCATACAATTATTTGATAATTGGTAATTTTTATGATGATGCCAATACCGATACAGTAAAGTTTTTCTCCGACTTCTCCGACAATGCTTACTATTATTTAGATGATGTTTGCGTAAGTATGGATTCATCTTACGTTTATAATTACAACTACACAGGTGTTCAAGAAAACAACTTTAATAACCAGTATTCTTTTTACCCGAACCCTGCAACTGATTTTGTTACCATTCAAAACAGTTTTAATACTCCGTTTAATCTAACCGTTTTTAATTCGCTTGGGCAACAGTTTTATTTTAAACAGAGCATTACTTCAAACAATTTACAACTTGATGTAAGCAGTTACAACGCAGGGTTACTTTTTATTCAAATCGCTTCTCAAAACAATCAATATATTTATAAACTCTTAAAACAATAA